One part of the Longimicrobiales bacterium genome encodes these proteins:
- a CDS encoding multicopper oxidase family protein → MKRPNQRVRVRAIGAPLLSVLLAAVILPSSARAQHDTHDMGMGSGWRMVPMDMEMPMLPGLEGTVPIVGPFMPGLGMDPAMLPEARPSEVVALADMDTLDIFVSTVRRTIEGHEMIMFGYNGQYPGPLIQAPKDATIVVRVTNDIEMPTTIHWHGVRLDNQFDGVPGVTQEAIDRGDSFTYEVHVPDAGMYWYHPHVREDVQQDLGLFGNLLVTSPDPDYYGPAHREEVFVLDDMLIDDQGALPWGDRAPTHALMGRFGNVMMVNGETDYRLTADRGEVVRFYLTNVANSRTFNVTFGGARVKVVASDVSRFEREQWVGSVVIAPAERYVVDVRFEEAGEVVIANTVQAINHSRGEFYPSVDTLSVVTVSDTQADPAISGAFDELREHTAVVEDIDTFRPYFGRAPDYELETTVRVQNLPQSIVLSMEADTLYVPPMEWNDAMPMMNWLSTAEQVTWILKDRQTGAENGEIDWSFEVGEVVKVRVYNTPDSFHPMNHPIHVHGQRFLVLSMDGVENENLVWKDTAIVPVGSTMDVLIEMSNPGEWMVHCHIAEHLHAGMMFSFTVGDGD, encoded by the coding sequence ATGAAGCGACCGAACCAACGCGTACGGGTCCGAGCAATCGGTGCACCACTGCTTAGTGTTCTGCTCGCCGCTGTCATTCTTCCCTCATCAGCGCGCGCTCAACACGACACCCACGACATGGGCATGGGCAGTGGGTGGCGCATGGTCCCCATGGATATGGAAATGCCCATGCTCCCGGGCCTAGAAGGCACGGTCCCGATAGTCGGCCCCTTCATGCCAGGGCTGGGCATGGACCCGGCCATGCTCCCAGAGGCTCGTCCATCCGAGGTCGTAGCGCTGGCTGACATGGACACCCTCGACATCTTCGTCTCCACCGTACGTCGAACCATTGAGGGACATGAGATGATCATGTTCGGCTACAACGGCCAGTATCCGGGCCCTCTGATTCAGGCACCGAAGGACGCCACGATTGTGGTGCGAGTGACCAACGACATCGAGATGCCGACGACGATTCACTGGCACGGCGTCCGACTCGACAACCAGTTCGACGGCGTACCCGGGGTGACACAGGAAGCGATCGACCGGGGCGACAGTTTTACCTACGAAGTGCATGTACCCGACGCCGGCATGTACTGGTATCACCCACATGTCCGAGAGGACGTCCAGCAGGACCTTGGACTTTTCGGCAATCTTTTGGTCACGTCGCCCGACCCCGACTACTACGGACCCGCGCACCGCGAAGAAGTTTTCGTGCTCGACGACATGCTCATCGACGATCAGGGCGCGCTACCGTGGGGTGACCGGGCTCCGACACACGCGCTCATGGGCCGATTCGGCAACGTCATGATGGTGAACGGAGAGACCGACTATCGCCTCACCGCTGACCGTGGAGAGGTCGTCCGCTTCTACCTCACGAACGTCGCCAATTCACGCACCTTCAACGTGACCTTCGGGGGAGCCCGGGTGAAGGTCGTGGCTTCCGACGTCAGTCGATTCGAGCGCGAGCAATGGGTAGGGTCCGTCGTCATCGCGCCCGCTGAGCGATACGTGGTCGACGTGCGTTTCGAGGAGGCTGGTGAAGTCGTGATCGCCAATACGGTTCAGGCGATCAACCACTCCCGGGGTGAATTCTACCCGTCTGTCGACACACTTTCGGTCGTCACGGTCTCGGACACCCAAGCGGACCCTGCGATTTCAGGCGCCTTCGACGAACTGCGAGAACACACTGCGGTTGTGGAGGATATCGACACCTTCCGCCCCTACTTCGGACGAGCACCGGACTACGAGCTCGAGACGACGGTGCGGGTACAGAACCTGCCTCAATCCATCGTTCTCTCCATGGAAGCAGACACGCTGTACGTGCCACCCATGGAGTGGAATGACGCGATGCCCATGATGAACTGGCTCTCCACGGCGGAGCAGGTCACGTGGATCCTGAAGGATCGTCAGACAGGCGCCGAGAACGGGGAGATCGACTGGAGTTTCGAAGTCGGCGAGGTAGTGAAGGTCCGGGTCTACAACACTCCCGACTCCTTCCACCCCATGAACCACCCGATTCACGTTCACGGCCAGCGCTTCCTGGTTCTCTCCATGGACGGGGTCGAGAACGAGAACCTGGTCTGGAAAGACACTGCGATCGTTCCGGTCGGCTCGACCATGGACGTGCTCATCGAAATGTCCAACCCGGGCGAATGGATGGTACACTGCCACATCGCTGAACACCTTCACGCCGGAATGATGTTCAGCTTCACAGTGGGAGACGGTGATTGA
- a CDS encoding fused MFS/spermidine synthase, producing MTSPTAENVSTGPRYLPALVLLFVGSGCAALIYEVVWFQMLQLVVGSTGVSLGVLLGAFMGGMCLGSLALPRYVSAEKNPLRVYAALELVIGALAIILLGMIPLVGGAYLAVVPSGTASVLFRAMVAGLLLLPPTMLMGATLPAIARSVEATPAGVSWMGFFYGGNIAGAVVGCLLAGFYLLRTYDVVIATFAGVGINLLVAALAYWLSHKTDGLPETTPAPLAVSHVASPSLANQRHRALLVAIGMSGFVALGSEVVWTRLMALMLGATTYTFSIILAVFLAALGVGSAVGSFTSRHASSPRVLLGLCQAGAMLGIVWTAHALTEQLPFWPINPSLATDPGFVFQLDLARALWALVPAPLFWGASFPLAVAAAAEEGQDPAFLVGRIYAANTVGAILGALAFGVVVVSTIGTQNAQRVLAVTALLSTLVLLAPIRGRARAGAVVAALLAILLVPGIGPVPELLVSYGRYAATYDPVNALYVGEGRNSTIAVTELDGGIRNLHVGGKIVASTEPQDMRLQGMLGHLTALLHEDPKSVLIVGFGAGVTAGTFVTHPGIDRIVIAEIEPLVVEQSSAYFRDANNDVLADPRVEVVFDDARHFLQTTDETFDLITSDPIHPWMKGAAALYSEEYFELVGEHLNEGGVITQWVPLYESTEAAVKSEMATFFEVFPDGSVWSNTYQGGGYDVVMAARKGGLTIDLHRFADRLMSPDHSYVAMDLAEAGFSRTLDVLGTYGGSADDLIGWLSDAELNRDKSLRLMYLAGLGLNQYSASTIYSDLLEYRTFPQGMFRGDPQRVAILRDQMGFR from the coding sequence ATGACATCACCCACCGCTGAAAATGTCTCGACAGGTCCGCGCTATCTGCCGGCGCTTGTCCTGCTATTCGTGGGGAGCGGCTGCGCGGCCCTCATCTATGAGGTCGTCTGGTTTCAGATGCTTCAGCTCGTTGTCGGCTCGACCGGTGTTTCGCTGGGCGTCCTGCTGGGTGCGTTCATGGGAGGCATGTGTCTGGGGAGCCTCGCGTTGCCTCGCTATGTGTCCGCCGAGAAGAATCCACTGCGGGTTTACGCCGCGCTCGAACTGGTTATCGGAGCGCTGGCGATCATCCTTTTGGGTATGATCCCGCTCGTGGGCGGTGCGTATCTGGCGGTCGTCCCGTCTGGGACCGCCAGTGTCCTATTCCGGGCTATGGTGGCTGGGTTGTTGTTGCTGCCGCCTACCATGCTGATGGGCGCCACGCTTCCAGCGATCGCACGATCGGTGGAGGCGACGCCGGCCGGCGTTTCATGGATGGGCTTCTTCTACGGGGGTAATATCGCGGGTGCCGTGGTAGGGTGCCTGCTCGCGGGCTTCTACCTGCTTCGTACGTACGATGTCGTGATCGCGACATTCGCGGGCGTCGGAATCAACTTGCTGGTCGCGGCTCTCGCATACTGGCTCTCCCACAAGACGGATGGGTTGCCTGAGACCACACCTGCCCCGCTCGCAGTTTCCCACGTTGCCAGCCCGTCGTTGGCTAACCAGAGGCATAGAGCACTTCTCGTGGCGATCGGGATGTCCGGTTTCGTAGCGCTTGGATCGGAGGTCGTCTGGACCCGATTGATGGCGCTTATGCTGGGCGCGACCACCTATACCTTCTCGATCATTCTGGCGGTGTTTCTCGCAGCTCTCGGGGTTGGCAGCGCAGTGGGTTCCTTCACGTCGCGACACGCGTCGAGCCCGCGCGTTCTTCTGGGTCTTTGTCAGGCCGGGGCGATGCTCGGCATTGTCTGGACCGCACACGCACTCACCGAGCAGCTACCCTTCTGGCCCATCAACCCGTCGCTTGCGACGGACCCGGGCTTCGTCTTTCAGCTCGACCTAGCGCGCGCACTCTGGGCACTCGTGCCGGCTCCCTTATTCTGGGGCGCCAGCTTCCCCCTCGCCGTGGCTGCTGCCGCGGAGGAGGGCCAGGACCCGGCTTTCCTCGTTGGTCGTATCTACGCCGCCAACACAGTCGGCGCGATCCTTGGAGCGCTCGCATTCGGGGTCGTGGTGGTGTCCACGATTGGTACGCAAAACGCACAGCGGGTACTCGCAGTCACCGCGCTGCTCTCGACGCTCGTCCTCTTGGCACCGATCCGAGGTCGAGCGAGGGCGGGGGCTGTAGTAGCTGCGCTACTCGCCATACTGCTCGTTCCTGGCATCGGCCCAGTCCCGGAACTGCTTGTTTCCTACGGCCGGTATGCGGCGACGTACGATCCGGTGAACGCTCTGTATGTCGGGGAGGGTCGGAACTCGACTATCGCCGTGACCGAGCTAGATGGTGGGATCCGAAATCTGCACGTCGGGGGAAAGATCGTGGCCTCGACCGAACCCCAGGACATGCGTCTCCAGGGAATGCTCGGGCATCTGACCGCACTCCTGCACGAGGATCCGAAGAGTGTTCTCATCGTCGGGTTTGGAGCCGGGGTCACCGCAGGCACATTCGTGACCCATCCGGGGATCGACCGCATCGTCATCGCCGAGATCGAGCCGCTCGTCGTCGAACAATCCTCGGCCTACTTCAGGGATGCCAACAACGACGTCCTAGCTGACCCGCGGGTGGAGGTCGTCTTTGACGATGCACGCCACTTCCTTCAGACGACGGACGAGACCTTCGACCTGATTACGTCCGACCCGATTCACCCGTGGATGAAGGGCGCGGCCGCTCTCTACAGCGAGGAGTACTTCGAACTCGTCGGTGAGCACTTGAACGAGGGCGGCGTGATCACGCAGTGGGTGCCTCTATACGAGAGCACTGAGGCCGCGGTGAAGAGCGAGATGGCCACCTTCTTCGAGGTGTTCCCCGACGGGTCGGTGTGGAGCAACACCTATCAGGGTGGCGGCTATGACGTGGTTATGGCCGCGCGGAAGGGAGGCCTCACTATTGACCTCCATCGCTTTGCGGATCGTCTGATGTCACCGGATCACTCGTACGTCGCGATGGATCTGGCGGAGGCTGGTTTCTCCCGGACGCTCGATGTCCTTGGCACGTATGGTGGGAGCGCCGACGACCTCATCGGCTGGTTGTCCGACGCGGAACTCAACCGAGACAAGAGCCTTCGGCTGATGTACCTCGCGGGCCTAGGGCTCAACCAGTACTCGGCATCCACGATCTACTCGGACCTGCTCGAGTATCGGACTTTTCCTCAGGGGATGTTCCGGGGTGATCCGCAGAGGGTGGCGATACTCCGTGACCAGATGGGCTTCCGCTAG